In one bacterium genomic region, the following are encoded:
- a CDS encoding GH116 family glycosyl hydrolase: protein MTTKQGRETAGYVGDQLNRVAFPMGGLGAGMLCLEGTGSFSHVSLRHKPEVFNEPQMLAALYVKGAAPAARVLEGPVPMRKAFGAPWAANGGGCQLHGLPRFANASFSSRFPFGTVTLDDPAMPVHVELTGWSPFVPGDADASSLPVAALDYRFVNRSAKPVEAVFSFHAANFMKVDKRPGACIRPMTNGFVLTQPPGTETPWDEGRFAVFTDEPAKVDCAWFRGGWFDPITMLWTAVTEGRALARKPHTDGDPGNGGSLYVPFRLKAHAERTIRIRLAWYVPSSQMRIGLEAVAPVTPAACGAECSCGDTPAAPEGYRPWYAGKFKSIQSLTRFWLKQADRLRAASETFSDCFYDTTLPTEVIESVAANLAILKSPTCLRQTDGRLWGWEGCSDNAGCCHGSCTHVWNYAQSIPHLFPDLERSLRESEFGPSQDEQGHQNFRTSLPIREPDHDFHAAADGQLGGLMKLYREWRISGDTVWMKSLWPRARKSLDYCIAQWDPDHTGTLVEPHHNTYDIEFWGADGMCTSFYLGALQAAIQMGRANGDEVSLFEALLARGRSVMETELWNGDYFIQKVQWKGLRAGDPTTFKKMNATYDGAPEAKAILEKEGPKYQYGTGCLSDGVLGDWLARCCGLAPVLDEARTARHVASIFKHNFRRSLADHSNPQRSSFAMGREAGLLLCSWPKGGKPLLPFVYSDEVWTGIEYAVASHLFMMGRVKEGVAIVKAVRARYDGTIRNPFDEYECGHWYARAMSSYAMLQGLTGARVDAVDRVLYLSPGVKGDFRAFLATATGYGTVGVRNGKPFVTVKSGRINVDRIEYRP, encoded by the coding sequence ATGACAACGAAGCAGGGCAGGGAGACGGCGGGCTACGTGGGTGACCAGTTGAACCGGGTGGCATTCCCGATGGGCGGGTTGGGTGCGGGCATGCTGTGCCTGGAGGGGACGGGGTCATTTTCCCACGTGTCGCTCCGGCATAAACCTGAGGTGTTCAATGAACCCCAGATGTTGGCGGCGTTGTATGTCAAAGGGGCCGCCCCGGCGGCACGGGTGCTGGAGGGACCGGTCCCGATGCGCAAGGCGTTCGGTGCCCCCTGGGCCGCGAACGGGGGCGGTTGCCAGTTACACGGGCTTCCCCGCTTTGCCAACGCGTCTTTCTCATCCCGGTTTCCCTTCGGCACGGTGACCCTGGATGACCCCGCGATGCCCGTTCACGTTGAGTTAACGGGGTGGAGTCCGTTTGTTCCTGGTGATGCCGACGCTTCAAGCCTGCCGGTGGCCGCCCTCGACTACCGGTTTGTCAATCGCAGTGCCAAACCGGTCGAGGCGGTGTTCTCTTTTCATGCCGCGAATTTCATGAAGGTGGATAAACGGCCCGGCGCCTGCATCCGGCCGATGACCAACGGGTTTGTTCTCACCCAGCCCCCGGGGACGGAGACCCCCTGGGACGAAGGGCGTTTTGCCGTATTCACGGATGAACCGGCGAAAGTGGATTGCGCTTGGTTCCGGGGTGGCTGGTTTGACCCCATCACGATGTTGTGGACGGCCGTCACGGAGGGACGTGCGCTGGCGCGCAAACCGCATACCGACGGGGACCCTGGCAACGGCGGAAGCCTGTACGTCCCGTTCCGTCTGAAGGCGCATGCCGAACGGACCATCCGGATCCGGCTGGCCTGGTATGTGCCCTCAAGTCAGATGCGGATCGGGCTTGAGGCGGTGGCGCCTGTCACCCCGGCCGCTTGCGGGGCGGAGTGTTCATGCGGCGATACGCCAGCTGCCCCGGAGGGATACCGGCCCTGGTATGCGGGAAAATTCAAGTCCATCCAGTCCTTGACCCGGTTCTGGCTGAAACAGGCCGACCGGTTGCGCGCGGCCAGCGAGACGTTCAGCGACTGCTTTTATGACACCACGTTACCCACCGAGGTGATTGAATCGGTTGCAGCCAATCTGGCGATTCTCAAATCGCCCACCTGTCTGCGTCAGACCGATGGGCGACTTTGGGGGTGGGAAGGGTGCAGTGACAATGCGGGGTGCTGCCATGGCTCCTGCACGCATGTATGGAATTACGCCCAGTCCATTCCTCACCTGTTTCCCGACCTGGAGCGGAGCCTGCGTGAGTCGGAGTTCGGGCCGAGCCAGGATGAACAGGGGCATCAGAATTTCCGGACCAGCCTCCCGATCCGGGAGCCTGACCATGATTTCCACGCGGCTGCGGACGGGCAATTGGGTGGTTTGATGAAGTTGTATCGCGAGTGGCGGATCTCCGGCGACACCGTGTGGATGAAATCGCTGTGGCCGCGGGCGCGCAAGAGCCTGGACTATTGCATCGCGCAATGGGACCCGGATCACACGGGAACCCTGGTTGAGCCCCATCACAATACCTATGACATTGAGTTCTGGGGTGCGGATGGCATGTGCACGAGTTTTTACCTGGGCGCGCTGCAGGCCGCCATTCAGATGGGGCGGGCCAATGGGGACGAGGTATCCTTGTTTGAAGCCTTGCTGGCCAGGGGGCGTTCGGTCATGGAAACCGAACTGTGGAACGGGGACTACTTCATCCAGAAGGTTCAGTGGAAGGGGTTGCGTGCCGGCGATCCGACTACCTTCAAGAAAATGAATGCCACCTACGATGGCGCCCCCGAAGCCAAGGCGATCCTGGAAAAGGAAGGACCGAAGTATCAGTACGGCACAGGGTGTCTGTCCGACGGGGTGCTGGGTGACTGGCTGGCGCGGTGTTGCGGGTTGGCGCCGGTACTGGATGAGGCCAGGACGGCCCGTCATGTGGCGTCCATTTTCAAACACAACTTCCGCCGTTCGCTGGCCGACCACAGCAATCCCCAGCGCTCGTCGTTTGCCATGGGCCGGGAGGCCGGACTGCTGCTCTGTTCCTGGCCAAAGGGAGGCAAGCCGTTGCTGCCGTTTGTCTACAGCGATGAAGTATGGACGGGCATCGAGTATGCGGTGGCCTCCCATTTATTTATGATGGGACGGGTGAAAGAAGGCGTGGCGATAGTAAAGGCGGTGCGCGCCCGTTATGACGGCACCATCAGAAATCCCTTTGATGAGTACGAGTGCGGCCATTGGTATGCCCGGGCGATGTCCTCCTATGCCATGTTGCAGGGACTGACCGGGGCGCGAGTGGACGCGGTGGATCGGGTGCTGTACCTGTCGCCGGGGGTGAAGGGGGATTTCCGGGCTTTCCTGGCCACCGCCACGGGGTATGGTACGGTCGGCGTCAGGAACGGCAAACCCTTCGTCACCGTGAAGTCGGGGCGCATCAACGTGGATCGAATTGAGTATCGGCCATGA
- the pyrF gene encoding orotidine-5'-phosphate decarboxylase, with protein MKPEIILAVDVPSAVEVTPLMNTLSAELTWFKVGLELFTAEGPSVLRLLSSRQKKIFLDLKLHDIPRTVANAVISAGKLGVNLITVHAIGGRAMLKAAAEAAAAFGPDRPRLVAVTTLTSLNQDDFIDLGIHRSVSDQALALTELALASGIDGVVTSVHEAPALRQRFGAGPILVTPGIRPSGADVGDQKRVATPTLAVNAGSTYLVVGRPIVEAADPAQAARAIQLEIDRAWQAKSR; from the coding sequence ATGAAACCGGAAATTATTCTTGCTGTCGATGTCCCCTCTGCGGTGGAAGTGACCCCGCTGATGAATACCCTGTCCGCCGAACTGACCTGGTTCAAGGTGGGGCTGGAGCTCTTTACGGCGGAAGGGCCGTCGGTCCTCCGCCTTCTCTCCTCCCGCCAGAAAAAAATCTTCCTCGACCTCAAGCTGCACGATATCCCCCGCACCGTGGCCAATGCCGTCATCTCCGCCGGGAAGTTGGGGGTCAACCTGATCACCGTCCATGCCATTGGCGGCCGCGCGATGCTCAAGGCGGCGGCGGAAGCGGCCGCCGCGTTCGGGCCAGACCGGCCGCGCCTGGTCGCCGTGACCACCCTCACCAGCCTGAATCAGGACGATTTCATTGACCTGGGCATTCACCGCTCGGTTTCCGATCAGGCGCTGGCCCTGACCGAACTGGCGCTCGCCTCCGGGATTGACGGGGTCGTTACCTCCGTGCACGAAGCGCCCGCCTTGCGCCAACGCTTCGGGGCCGGGCCCATTCTGGTGACTCCGGGAATCCGCCCGTCCGGCGCCGATGTGGGCGATCAGAAGCGGGTCGCCACCCCTACCCTGGCCGTGAACGCAGGGTCGACCTATCTGGTGGTGGGCCGTCCCATCGTTGAGGCGGCCGATCCTGCCCAGGCGGCCCGTGCCATCCAACTGGAGATTGACCGTGCATGGCAGGCGAAGTCTCGCTAA
- a CDS encoding Gfo/Idh/MocA family oxidoreductase, protein MKTIRWGILGPGRIAKKFALGLQSVPDAKLVAVGSRTPGKAEALAAEFGAPRVHASYEALAADPEVDVVYVATPHPMHLEAAMLCMKAKKAVLCEKPFTLNARDSQELIECARRENVFLMEAMWTRFLPPMVQVREWLARGAIGEPRMVMADFGFRTDWNPQGRALNPHLGGGALLDVGIYPLALASMVFGGAPLMITGQCHLGETGVDEQSAMVLSYPGGALAVLTCAVRTHTAHEARIMGTEGSIYLPGFWHATEATLTIPGKGSETAAPVRVGNGYNYEAVEVGNCLRAGLKESRIMPLSETLTTMRTMDELRRQWGLVYPQEKG, encoded by the coding sequence ATGAAAACCATCCGCTGGGGTATTTTGGGGCCGGGTCGAATTGCGAAGAAATTCGCCTTGGGATTACAGTCTGTGCCGGATGCCAAATTGGTGGCGGTGGGGTCACGGACCCCCGGGAAGGCGGAGGCTTTAGCCGCTGAGTTTGGCGCTCCGCGCGTCCATGCCAGTTACGAGGCTTTGGCGGCCGATCCCGAGGTGGATGTGGTCTATGTTGCCACGCCGCACCCCATGCACCTTGAGGCGGCGATGCTGTGTATGAAGGCCAAAAAAGCCGTGCTCTGCGAGAAACCTTTTACCCTCAATGCCCGTGATAGTCAGGAGCTGATTGAGTGTGCCCGGCGCGAGAATGTGTTTTTGATGGAAGCGATGTGGACCCGTTTCCTGCCGCCCATGGTGCAGGTGCGTGAGTGGTTGGCGCGGGGGGCGATCGGGGAGCCCCGGATGGTCATGGCAGACTTTGGCTTTCGGACGGACTGGAATCCGCAAGGCCGGGCGCTGAATCCGCACCTGGGCGGTGGCGCCCTGCTGGACGTAGGCATTTATCCCCTGGCACTAGCCTCCATGGTTTTTGGCGGAGCCCCCCTGATGATCACGGGGCAGTGTCATCTGGGCGAGACCGGCGTGGATGAGCAGTCGGCCATGGTGCTGTCCTACCCGGGCGGGGCCCTGGCGGTGCTGACCTGTGCGGTGCGCACCCATACCGCGCACGAGGCGCGGATTATGGGAACGGAGGGCTCTATTTACCTGCCGGGCTTCTGGCACGCGACCGAGGCGACGCTGACGATTCCGGGCAAGGGCTCCGAGACTGCCGCTCCGGTGCGGGTGGGGAATGGCTACAACTATGAGGCCGTTGAAGTCGGGAATTGCCTGCGCGCGGGGCTCAAGGAAAGTCGGATCATGCCCCTGTCCGAAACCCTGACCACGATGCGCACCATGGATGAGTTGCGCCGGCAATGGGGCCTGGTGTATCCGCAGGAAAAAGGCTGA
- a CDS encoding GxxExxY protein, with protein MGMEIVFKENSYKIMGACFEVYKEKGNGFLEAVYQECLSMEFARQGIPFVEKPRLLLDYKGMNLKQTYEPDFVCLGEIIVEIKALKNLADEHRAQVINYLKATRKQLGMLVNFGHYPKIEYERFVNQSFSRISRVS; from the coding sequence ATGGGGATGGAAATTGTATTTAAGGAAAATAGTTACAAAATCATGGGGGCGTGTTTTGAAGTCTATAAAGAGAAGGGGAACGGTTTTTTAGAAGCAGTGTATCAAGAATGCCTCTCAATGGAGTTTGCCCGGCAAGGGATTCCATTCGTGGAAAAGCCTCGTCTTCTACTTGATTACAAGGGGATGAACCTCAAACAAACTTATGAACCAGATTTCGTCTGCCTTGGTGAAATTATTGTCGAAATAAAAGCATTAAAAAACTTGGCAGACGAACACCGAGCACAGGTTATCAATTATTTGAAAGCCACCAGAAAACAACTCGGTATGTTGGTCAATTTCGGCCATTACCCGAAAATTGAATACGAGCGGTTCGTAAACCAATCTTTTTCGCGTATTTCGCGTGTTTCGTAG
- a CDS encoding LacI family DNA-binding transcriptional regulator: MISSLQLAQLCGVSQGTVDRALHGRPGISPRTRERILEMATRQGYKPHPAVRELLSGERKVVGAIIPLQGGAFFIDLMRVVHQALAREGLRLFLCHTADEAEFMEALGDFAARRCLGVIAVPPRDGLCLTDQQTGGMPVISLLSPCKGPHVYWVGPDEMATGRQAVESLWSQGHRRILHYTYARDTSPIRDRAEGYRQALLKRGGTPIVIHPDRGGELEKAVRRHHATAVFCHNDWLALTAIRELDRAHLRVPDDVSVLGVDNSPTFTDLCEEITTLAYPMAGVAKSCVRILQGRPPRASDIGGFKLVARHTVRPLLR, translated from the coding sequence ATGATCTCATCACTTCAGTTGGCTCAATTATGTGGGGTGTCTCAAGGCACGGTGGACCGGGCCCTGCATGGTCGGCCGGGGATTTCCCCGCGGACCCGTGAGCGCATTCTCGAGATGGCGACCCGGCAAGGCTACAAGCCGCATCCCGCTGTCCGGGAACTCCTGAGCGGGGAGCGGAAAGTGGTGGGCGCAATTATTCCCCTGCAGGGTGGCGCCTTTTTTATCGACCTCATGCGTGTGGTCCACCAGGCTCTGGCCCGGGAGGGGTTGCGCCTGTTCCTCTGCCACACGGCGGATGAAGCGGAGTTCATGGAGGCCCTCGGGGATTTCGCGGCGCGGCGTTGTCTCGGGGTGATTGCCGTGCCACCCCGCGACGGGCTCTGCCTGACGGATCAGCAAACAGGCGGGATGCCCGTGATTTCCCTGTTAAGTCCCTGCAAGGGACCTCATGTCTACTGGGTGGGTCCTGATGAGATGGCCACGGGGAGGCAGGCGGTTGAGTCTTTGTGGTCACAAGGGCACCGGCGGATTCTACACTACACGTACGCTCGTGACACGAGTCCCATTCGCGACCGGGCAGAGGGGTACCGCCAGGCCTTGCTGAAGAGGGGGGGGACGCCCATCGTGATACACCCGGATCGAGGGGGTGAACTTGAGAAGGCGGTGCGGAGGCATCACGCCACCGCGGTGTTCTGCCATAATGACTGGTTGGCGCTGACGGCGATCCGCGAACTGGACCGGGCTCACCTGCGGGTCCCGGATGACGTCTCTGTGCTGGGAGTGGACAACAGTCCAACCTTTACCGATCTCTGTGAGGAGATTACCACGCTGGCGTATCCAATGGCAGGGGTGGCGAAAAGCTGCGTCCGCATCCTTCAAGGACGGCCGCCACGCGCTTCCGATATCGGAGGATTTAAGTTGGTGGCGCGTCACACGGTACGGCCCTTGCTCCGGTAA
- a CDS encoding 3'-5' exonuclease, producing MMTLSFQLVAETVYAAPESWLDQPLSNATFVVFDVETTGLTARQERVLEIGAIKFRNGTILERRNWLVKPDIPIPLVVQDIHGITPALVSNAPPFSSVYPDFHAFTSNTILLAHNARFDHAFVAEELTRNQLPFPPTPILDTIPLFKAWHPELRSYSLHYLTETLTPNHAAHTIADETLPEGTLRTNRFHSALYDCEFLALLVMNGFKKMEPGATVTALTQLTGGVYFFEHHRLKKLPRKAPACKP from the coding sequence ATGATGACCTTATCGTTTCAACTGGTGGCCGAGACCGTCTATGCCGCCCCCGAATCCTGGCTGGACCAGCCCCTCTCCAATGCCACCTTCGTGGTGTTTGATGTCGAGACCACCGGTCTCACGGCCCGGCAGGAGCGCGTCCTGGAAATTGGCGCCATCAAGTTCCGGAACGGAACCATCCTGGAGCGCCGCAACTGGCTGGTCAAACCGGACATCCCCATTCCCCTCGTGGTTCAGGATATCCACGGCATCACCCCCGCCCTGGTATCCAATGCACCGCCTTTTTCAAGCGTCTATCCGGACTTTCACGCCTTCACCAGCAACACGATCCTCCTCGCGCATAATGCCCGCTTCGACCATGCCTTTGTCGCCGAGGAACTCACCCGGAATCAACTGCCCTTCCCCCCCACCCCCATCCTCGACACCATCCCCCTGTTCAAGGCCTGGCACCCGGAACTGCGGAGTTATTCCCTGCACTACCTGACCGAAACCCTGACGCCCAACCATGCGGCCCACACCATTGCCGATGAAACCCTGCCCGAGGGCACCCTCCGCACCAACCGCTTCCATTCCGCTCTGTATGACTGCGAATTCCTGGCCCTGCTGGTCATGAACGGGTTCAAGAAAATGGAACCCGGCGCCACGGTGACCGCATTGACTCAGCTGACCGGTGGGGTCTATTTCTTTGAGCACCACCGCCTGAAAAAGCTTCCCCGCAAGGCCCCGGCATGCAAACCATAA
- a CDS encoding ABC transporter ATP-binding protein has translation MSLLEATGVTVRYPGHDEQGRRHLWAAVDGVSLMVAEGERVGIIGESGSGKTTLGKALLGMEPVAQGSVLFRGQNVHGLRGRALETFRLGAQMIFQDPMGSLNPRMTIGSALDEVLAVHKLATRADRPARIMELLQQVGLDTGYIRRYPHEFSGGQRQRIGIARALALNPALLVADEPVSALDVSVQAQILNLIRDLSEARHMAVVLVAHDLAVVNYVCQRVLIMYKGQVVEEGVAQEVFRNPRHPYTQLLKASVPDPDEVARPPDSESRPAAPALLPALKSTTGCAFAPRCIQAKETCFSEKPDLREDHSGRRVRCCNF, from the coding sequence ATGTCATTATTGGAAGCAACAGGCGTAACCGTCCGTTACCCCGGCCATGACGAGCAGGGGCGGCGCCATTTATGGGCGGCCGTTGACGGCGTCTCCCTCATGGTGGCGGAGGGGGAGCGGGTCGGGATCATTGGCGAAAGCGGCTCCGGCAAGACCACGCTGGGAAAGGCGTTGCTTGGCATGGAGCCGGTGGCGCAGGGGTCCGTATTATTCCGTGGCCAGAATGTGCATGGGCTCCGGGGCCGCGCGTTGGAAACCTTCCGGCTGGGCGCCCAGATGATCTTTCAGGATCCCATGGGATCCCTGAACCCGCGTATGACCATTGGTTCGGCTCTGGACGAGGTTTTAGCCGTTCATAAACTGGCCACACGGGCTGACCGGCCTGCACGGATCATGGAACTCCTGCAGCAAGTGGGGTTGGACACTGGCTATATCCGGCGTTACCCGCATGAATTCAGCGGCGGACAGCGACAACGGATAGGCATTGCCCGGGCCTTGGCCTTGAACCCGGCCCTGCTGGTGGCGGATGAACCCGTTTCGGCGTTGGATGTGTCCGTTCAAGCCCAGATCCTCAATTTGATCCGGGATTTAAGTGAGGCGCGGCATATGGCCGTGGTCCTGGTGGCTCACGATCTGGCGGTGGTCAATTACGTCTGCCAGCGGGTCCTGATCATGTACAAGGGGCAGGTGGTGGAGGAGGGGGTGGCCCAGGAGGTCTTCAGGAACCCGCGCCATCCGTATACCCAGTTACTGAAGGCCTCGGTCCCTGATCCTGATGAGGTGGCGAGGCCGCCAGACAGTGAATCCCGCCCTGCCGCTCCGGCGTTGCTCCCGGCGCTCAAGTCAACCACCGGCTGTGCTTTCGCGCCGCGGTGTATCCAGGCCAAGGAGACCTGTTTCAGCGAAAAGCCAGATTTACGCGAGGATCATTCGGGCCGGCGAGTGCGATGCTGTAATTTTTAA
- a CDS encoding choice-of-anchor J domain-containing protein, giving the protein MAIVVAISRFHRPSMIENPALREVAPQPFSNVPPRVAASIPLPPPSPNPTGTVVTANAVPPTAPQGVSSRRVLFGNGIPFAVSDLPPSPLRTELEALPLPILTDSLTRLTKMCFHVNDLNSLHVDPSGMPYYVCSFTNQPGAGALPQSPAPTKPAANIPKPDTVFAAGNLNPTPSVPGILAAVPITNPPLRHSRPGATRVLYLDFNGQVVTNTMWNNNTNFYNVARWDCRPFDTDGDTNTFSDAEQGAIIRIWERVSEDYAPFDVDVTTEPPTNWTSTTGHALITPDTDLNGNRCPHYGSGGIAYVDVFGLANYSYNSATCYSPAFVLPMGSDSDSYAETAEAAAHELGHNLGLSHDGTSTLEYYGGHGSGDISWGPIMGTGYGRNVSQWSKGEYYDANNPEDDLAIIAAKAPYRPDDHSHTPASASLLTASNGTIITSGVISSNSDIDVMAFAAGEGLISLTSFPYRCANGTYGGNLDIRARLFNSSGTLVAENNPSNATQAIIAYWAPATGKYYLTLSNSGTGTPTNNPPSGYTAYGSIGQYFVTGKVALLTGLLVESPNNGEVWYKGQTNLILWASGSNAAGNVRIGLYRDQSSYCTLTNSVTNSGAYAWIMTPPMLSSTNFKIQLSSVTQTSVWDESDSPFTIATAPTASLLFETFDAGTTIPAGWSQTNLSGTATTWKFQTGGRAGGSNPTSAYSGTHNACLYDTSTSPDVCRLLTPAITMTGCTGAVLRFQHYMQLRTSRQDYLNIWASTNSSISWFWIAGYSNSIASWTQHALTLPNPGPDYTIAFEGIAKNGNGICLDDVEVIGYPEDINTVTNNTPLAWLADNSLEPSDAGALSDTDNDGMAAWQEWIAGTSPTQFLSVLAVSNIGSIANEPVIAWPTVTGRSYSVTWTSNLMTTAFIPLVTNNTTGVYTDAVHAVDPNAFYRIGVQMDP; this is encoded by the coding sequence ATGGCCATAGTTGTCGCGATTTCGCGGTTTCATCGGCCTTCCATGATTGAGAATCCAGCCCTACGCGAAGTTGCACCGCAGCCCTTTTCCAACGTACCGCCCCGGGTAGCCGCCTCGATTCCACTCCCGCCCCCCTCACCCAACCCCACCGGAACGGTCGTCACCGCCAACGCCGTGCCCCCCACGGCCCCACAGGGAGTGAGCAGCCGGCGCGTGTTATTCGGGAATGGGATCCCGTTTGCAGTGTCCGATCTGCCGCCCAGCCCCCTGCGCACCGAATTGGAAGCGTTACCGCTACCCATTCTCACCGACAGCCTGACCCGGCTCACAAAGATGTGTTTTCACGTCAATGACTTGAATTCCCTGCATGTGGATCCATCGGGAATGCCCTACTATGTCTGCTCCTTCACCAATCAACCGGGCGCTGGCGCCCTGCCGCAGTCACCCGCCCCCACCAAACCTGCGGCCAATATCCCCAAACCTGATACCGTGTTTGCCGCGGGCAACCTTAACCCCACTCCCTCTGTCCCGGGCATTCTCGCCGCCGTTCCCATCACCAATCCCCCCCTCCGCCACAGCCGACCCGGGGCAACCCGGGTGCTCTATCTCGACTTTAACGGCCAGGTTGTCACCAATACCATGTGGAACAATAACACTAACTTTTACAATGTCGCACGCTGGGATTGCCGGCCCTTTGATACGGACGGAGACACTAACACCTTCAGTGATGCAGAACAGGGGGCCATCATTAGAATCTGGGAGAGGGTGTCAGAGGACTACGCTCCTTTTGATGTGGACGTGACGACCGAGCCACCCACCAATTGGACCAGCACCACCGGGCATGCCTTGATCACGCCCGACACCGACCTCAACGGCAACCGCTGCCCGCATTACGGATCGGGCGGCATCGCTTATGTCGATGTCTTCGGGCTAGCGAACTATTCCTATAACTCCGCCACCTGTTATTCCCCCGCCTTTGTGTTGCCGATGGGCAGCGACAGCGACAGTTATGCCGAGACGGCGGAAGCGGCCGCACATGAGCTGGGCCACAATCTGGGGCTGAGCCATGACGGCACCTCAACCCTGGAATATTACGGAGGCCATGGAAGTGGCGACATTTCCTGGGGACCGATTATGGGGACAGGGTATGGCCGGAATGTTTCCCAATGGTCGAAGGGAGAATATTATGATGCCAATAATCCTGAAGACGATCTGGCCATCATCGCGGCAAAAGCCCCCTATCGACCAGACGATCACAGCCATACCCCCGCGTCCGCCTCCCTTCTGACCGCCAGCAACGGGACGATCATCACCTCGGGCGTGATTTCCAGCAACTCCGATATCGATGTGATGGCTTTCGCAGCAGGGGAAGGCTTAATCAGCCTTACGTCATTCCCCTATCGCTGCGCCAACGGCACTTATGGCGGCAATCTGGACATCCGGGCGCGACTCTTCAACAGTTCCGGCACCCTGGTGGCTGAAAACAACCCCTCCAATGCCACGCAGGCGATCATCGCCTACTGGGCCCCTGCCACCGGTAAATATTATCTCACCCTTTCAAACAGCGGGACGGGAACCCCCACTAACAACCCTCCCTCTGGGTATACAGCCTATGGCAGTATCGGCCAATATTTTGTCACCGGAAAGGTCGCCCTCCTCACCGGCCTTCTCGTGGAATCACCCAACAACGGGGAGGTGTGGTACAAGGGCCAAACCAATCTTATCCTCTGGGCGAGCGGGTCGAATGCCGCCGGAAATGTCAGAATCGGACTTTACCGGGACCAGAGTTCCTATTGCACCCTTACCAATAGCGTGACCAATAGCGGGGCTTATGCCTGGATCATGACACCCCCGATGCTCAGCTCAACGAACTTCAAAATCCAGCTCTCCAGCGTGACCCAGACCAGCGTTTGGGACGAAAGTGACAGCCCATTCACCATCGCCACCGCACCTACCGCCTCCCTGCTTTTCGAAACGTTTGATGCAGGCACGACGATCCCTGCGGGTTGGTCGCAAACGAATCTTTCCGGAACCGCCACCACCTGGAAATTCCAGACCGGCGGAAGAGCTGGAGGCTCTAATCCAACCAGCGCCTATTCAGGAACCCATAATGCCTGCCTCTACGATACCTCCACCAGCCCTGATGTTTGCCGCCTGCTGACTCCCGCCATCACGATGACCGGATGCACCGGGGCTGTCCTTCGATTCCAGCATTATATGCAGTTGCGAACATCCAGACAGGACTACCTGAATATATGGGCCAGCACCAATTCCAGCATTTCCTGGTTCTGGATCGCAGGCTATTCCAATTCCATCGCCAGTTGGACCCAGCATGCCCTGACTCTGCCCAATCCCGGCCCTGACTACACCATTGCCTTCGAGGGCATCGCTAAAAACGGGAACGGAATCTGTCTGGATGATGTGGAGGTGATCGGGTACCCCGAGGATATCAATACCGTCACCAACAATACCCCCCTCGCCTGGCTGGCCGATAACAGTCTGGAACCCTCCGACGCGGGCGCTCTGAGCGACACCGATAACGATGGGATGGCGGCCTGGCAGGAATGGATCGCCGGAACCAGTCCCACCCAGTTTTTGTCCGTCCTCGCGGTTTCTAATATCGGGAGTATTGCCAATGAACCTGTGATCGCCTGGCCCACCGTGACCGGTCGGAGCTATTCGGTCACCTGGACCTCGAATTTAATGACGACCGCATTCATCCCGCTTGTTACCAACAACACCACCGGAGTTTATACCGATGCGGTCCACGCGGTCGACCCGAACGCTTTCTATCGCATCGGCGTCCAAATGGACCCGTAA